A section of the Pseudanabaena mucicola str. Chao 1806 genome encodes:
- a CDS encoding Npun_F0494 family protein, translating into MSSQTLSQSPQSDHQNFVEYEAHILQRAEIALRCAPFTMKLFADMASQGVNLRAIAGNEGLKNQYLTRASNLIITENALLWLIQVGVLRREVDGQGITDSFRLTPMGHLLLDKWKQQSRFPVASISDRLQNFWTQIQISRFL; encoded by the coding sequence ATGTCTAGCCAAACCTTGTCTCAATCACCCCAAAGTGATCATCAAAATTTTGTGGAGTATGAAGCACATATTCTGCAAAGAGCCGAAATTGCTTTGCGCTGTGCACCATTTACAATGAAATTGTTTGCAGATATGGCAAGCCAAGGCGTAAACCTACGGGCGATCGCTGGCAATGAAGGACTCAAAAATCAATACCTTACTCGTGCCAGCAACTTAATTATTACCGAGAATGCTTTACTCTGGCTGATCCAAGTCGGCGTTTTACGTCGTGAAGTTGATGGACAAGGTATCACTGATAGTTTTCGACTCACACCTATGGGGCATTTGTTGCTAGATAAATGGAAACAGCAATCAAGATTTCCAGTAGCCAGTATTAGCGATCGCCTGCAAAACTTCTGGACGCAAATTCAAATTTCCAGATTTCTTTAA
- a CDS encoding PhoH family protein, whose amino-acid sequence MKKTFVLDTNVLLYDPTAMKRFEDNEVVLPMTIIEELDRFKKQPEMIGRNARQVSRELDELRSQGNIIKGIDLENGGLLRVALCDRETLKTLPIELEGDRNDNAILAVALELKKHCQCRVVMVSKDTNLRIKADALGLEAEDYETNKVDISELYTGLAEVTVNSSKIDQLFKHDAIALDGEFCPNQAIMLVDEINPSHTALAIVKDCHQDSSKVVTLNELANAGILGIKARNREQKFALDLLLNDAIPLVTLVGKAGTGKTLLAIAVGLHKVADERSYTRLLISRPVIPMGKDIGYLPGDIKEKLTPWMQPIYDNFDLIFGAQSPKDPKEKRSLHPHVRRGHEDLIERGLLQIEPLTYIRGRTIPQQFLIVDEAQNLTPHEVKTILTRAGEGTKVVLTGDPEQIDSPFIDAASNGLTYVVERFKNDPLAGHITLNKGERSPLAERSTELL is encoded by the coding sequence ATGAAAAAGACTTTTGTACTTGATACTAATGTGCTGTTGTATGACCCAACTGCCATGAAGCGCTTTGAGGATAATGAAGTAGTCTTGCCAATGACCATTATCGAAGAGCTTGATCGCTTTAAGAAACAACCTGAAATGATCGGACGCAACGCTCGACAGGTTTCTCGTGAACTCGATGAATTACGTAGTCAAGGGAATATTATCAAGGGGATTGATTTAGAAAATGGGGGACTGCTCAGGGTTGCCTTGTGCGATCGCGAAACTTTGAAGACTTTGCCCATTGAACTTGAAGGTGATCGCAATGACAACGCCATTTTAGCCGTAGCACTCGAATTGAAGAAACATTGTCAATGTCGTGTGGTGATGGTCAGCAAGGATACTAATTTGCGGATTAAAGCCGATGCCCTCGGGCTGGAGGCTGAGGACTATGAAACCAATAAGGTGGATATTTCCGAACTCTATACAGGGCTTGCAGAAGTAACAGTTAACTCTAGCAAAATCGATCAGCTTTTTAAACATGATGCGATTGCCCTTGATGGTGAGTTTTGTCCTAATCAGGCGATTATGCTTGTGGATGAAATCAATCCTTCCCATACAGCTTTGGCGATCGTTAAAGATTGTCACCAAGATTCCAGCAAAGTGGTTACCCTTAATGAACTCGCCAACGCAGGGATTTTAGGAATTAAGGCTCGTAATCGCGAACAGAAATTTGCTCTTGATCTTTTATTGAACGATGCAATTCCCCTTGTTACCCTCGTTGGTAAAGCGGGGACTGGCAAAACTCTATTAGCGATCGCAGTGGGATTGCATAAAGTCGCCGATGAGCGTAGCTATACTAGACTACTAATTTCACGACCTGTCATTCCGATGGGGAAAGACATCGGCTACTTACCAGGGGACATCAAGGAAAAGCTCACACCATGGATGCAGCCGATTTATGACAACTTCGATTTAATTTTTGGCGCACAGTCTCCTAAAGATCCGAAGGAAAAACGCAGCCTCCATCCTCATGTACGGCGCGGACATGAGGACTTAATTGAGCGTGGTCTACTTCAGATTGAGCCGCTTACCTACATTCGGGGGCGGACAATTCCCCAACAATTCTTGATTGTCGATGAAGCCCAAAACCTAACCCCTCATGAGGTCAAAACTATCCTCACCCGTGCTGGGGAAGGGACTAAAGTAGTTTTGACGGGCGATCCAGAACAAATCGATAGTCCTTTTATTGATGCAGCAAGTAATGGGCTTACTTATGTTGTGGAACGATTTAAAAATGATCCGTTAGCAGGGCACATTACCCTCAACAAAGGGGAGCGATCGCCACTTGCCGAACGTTCTACAGAATTGCTCTAA
- a CDS encoding TVP38/TMEM64 family protein, producing the protein MKFPNLLKFLLNGKDKSRFWMMSLNAIAFLLVNLLIHTIFASPVFAQTSITISTFDPQRLFLNILQWIEGLGYVGGIIFILIYILATIAFIPGSALTLGAGTLFGVIWGSLYVFIGATLGAIIAFLIGRYLARDWISKKIQDNEKFAAIDRAVTHAGFKIVLLTRLSPAFPFNLLNYAFGITGVRLKEYAIASIGMIPGTVMYVYIGSFAGELGRIGSDSQSPDPTLKWAIRIIGLIATVLVTLYMTNISRKAIKDLV; encoded by the coding sequence ATGAAGTTCCCAAATCTTCTTAAATTTCTTCTAAATGGCAAAGATAAATCCAGATTTTGGATGATGAGTTTAAATGCGATCGCCTTTTTATTGGTAAATTTATTAATTCATACCATCTTTGCTAGTCCTGTATTTGCCCAAACAAGCATAACTATCAGCACTTTTGATCCTCAAAGACTATTTCTCAATATCTTGCAATGGATTGAAGGTTTGGGCTACGTTGGTGGAATTATCTTCATTTTGATTTATATTCTCGCTACCATTGCCTTTATCCCTGGGTCTGCTTTGACTCTTGGCGCAGGTACATTGTTTGGCGTGATTTGGGGCTCGCTCTATGTCTTTATCGGTGCAACCTTAGGGGCGATCATAGCCTTTTTGATTGGACGATATTTAGCCCGTGATTGGATTAGTAAAAAGATTCAGGATAATGAGAAATTTGCTGCCATTGATCGCGCTGTTACCCATGCAGGTTTTAAAATAGTGCTATTAACGCGCCTATCACCTGCTTTTCCCTTTAATTTATTAAATTACGCCTTTGGAATTACTGGTGTGAGATTAAAGGAATATGCGATCGCTTCCATTGGCATGATTCCAGGAACGGTGATGTATGTTTATATTGGCTCTTTTGCTGGCGAGTTGGGGCGTATTGGCAGTGATTCACAATCTCCAGACCCGACATTAAAATGGGCGATTCGGATTATTGGTTTAATTGCCACAGTTTTAGTAACGCTATACATGACTAACATTTCCCGTAAGGCAATTAAAGACCTAGTATAG
- a CDS encoding DUF1636 domain-containing protein, with amino-acid sequence MTHSLFVCTTCASNWLDGQKIGISGGEMLLKEISQLHHDWDRRSQFTIRPVSCMSACSHACVVTFASEGKYSYLFGDLPIDNDNILKTASAILSCAELYSDRVDGMLSWKERPAPLKSGVIARIPPL; translated from the coding sequence ATGACCCATAGTTTGTTCGTTTGTACTACCTGTGCGAGCAATTGGCTAGATGGCCAAAAGATAGGTATAAGTGGTGGCGAGATGCTACTTAAGGAAATTTCTCAGTTACATCATGACTGGGATAGGCGATCGCAGTTTACAATCCGTCCTGTTTCTTGCATGAGTGCTTGTAGTCATGCCTGTGTAGTTACTTTTGCCTCCGAGGGGAAATATTCCTATTTATTCGGCGACTTACCTATTGATAATGACAATATTCTCAAAACTGCCTCAGCGATTTTGTCCTGTGCAGAGTTATATAGCGATCGCGTTGATGGGATGCTGTCATGGAAAGAGCGTCCTGCTCCCCTCAAAAGTGGTGTAATAGCCCGTATTCCACCGTTATAG
- a CDS encoding DUF2973 domain-containing protein, whose protein sequence is MVQIIYILAFTILSIFAISNLIRSMISLSQNDSRSYQDNRRRVSPQFTHPELWDKDGKYIDEPLMVIRSINVDDARSRLDALYNSSPNGEKS, encoded by the coding sequence ATGGTACAAATCATCTACATACTCGCTTTTACTATCCTCTCTATTTTTGCGATCAGCAATCTTATCCGTAGCATGATATCGCTTTCTCAAAATGATTCACGAAGCTATCAAGACAATCGCCGCCGTGTATCGCCTCAATTTACCCATCCTGAATTGTGGGATAAAGATGGTAAGTATATTGATGAGCCGTTAATGGTAATTAGATCAATTAATGTTGATGATGCGCGTTCACGACTTGATGCTCTCTACAATTCTTCTCCTAATGGTGAGAAATCATAG
- a CDS encoding DUF2605 domain-containing protein: MSNTSNPDPEMLRQLLEPLLEDFTYWFDRAQKLLASERITFLTEVEQQNLLAQVENALKEVSAATSLFRATGHQIGVDMAAMKPWHKLLMDCQSVGMRYYRNQSN; encoded by the coding sequence ATGAGTAATACCTCCAACCCAGATCCTGAAATGCTTAGACAGCTTCTAGAACCTTTACTAGAAGACTTTACATATTGGTTTGATCGTGCTCAGAAATTGCTTGCTAGTGAACGCATCACTTTCTTGACAGAGGTAGAACAGCAAAACCTATTGGCACAAGTTGAAAATGCTCTTAAGGAGGTCAGTGCCGCGACCTCTTTGTTTCGAGCTACAGGACATCAGATTGGGGTAGATATGGCAGCAATGAAGCCTTGGCATAAACTACTTATGGATTGCCAGAGCGTAGGGATGCGTTACTATCGTAATCAGTCAAATTAA
- the mazG gene encoding nucleoside triphosphate pyrophosphohydrolase: MNFDSSAKLVALQHLIDVVAKLRSPDGGCPWDLEQTPESLIPYIIEEAYEVVDAIQGGDKKAITEELGDLLLQVVLQSQIASESRDFSIAEVAEGIAQKLIRRHPHVFGDVKTENIEEIYQNWEKIKAEEKGEDLAATQKLSYKLKRYARSLPPLTAGMKISQKAAANGFEWDNADGVWAKFHEELDELRHALEHESKANQQAELGDLLFTLINVARWYDLDPSEALQSTNRKFIQRLETIEALSDRPIDSFTTEELDNLWQQAKAKLK; the protein is encoded by the coding sequence ATGAATTTTGACTCTTCGGCTAAATTGGTCGCGCTGCAACATTTGATTGATGTGGTGGCAAAGTTGCGATCGCCTGATGGTGGCTGTCCTTGGGATTTGGAGCAAACTCCTGAAAGCTTGATTCCCTATATCATTGAAGAAGCCTATGAAGTCGTGGATGCGATTCAGGGCGGTGACAAAAAGGCGATCACGGAGGAACTAGGAGACTTATTGCTACAGGTGGTCTTGCAGTCGCAAATCGCCAGTGAATCACGAGACTTTAGCATTGCCGAAGTTGCCGAAGGGATTGCTCAAAAGCTAATCCGTCGCCATCCCCATGTTTTTGGAGATGTCAAAACCGAAAATATAGAGGAAATTTATCAAAACTGGGAAAAAATCAAGGCTGAGGAAAAAGGTGAAGACTTGGCTGCAACCCAAAAGCTGAGTTATAAGCTCAAACGCTATGCGCGATCATTACCACCCTTAACAGCTGGCATGAAAATTTCTCAGAAAGCGGCGGCGAATGGCTTTGAGTGGGACAATGCTGATGGGGTATGGGCAAAATTTCATGAGGAGTTAGATGAGTTGCGCCATGCCCTAGAACATGAATCAAAGGCAAATCAACAGGCGGAGTTAGGCGATTTATTATTTACGCTGATCAATGTGGCGCGTTGGTATGACCTTGATCCTTCGGAGGCGTTGCAGTCCACAAATCGTAAGTTTATTCAGCGCTTAGAGACGATTGAGGCATTAAGCGATCGCCCCATCGATAGCTTTACTACCGAGGAGTTGGACAATCTCTGGCAACAAGCCAAGGCAAAGCTCAAATAA
- a CDS encoding alpha/beta hydrolase, whose product MTESSLESAKNQQTQSESPKKWLRPAAITGIVIASFYGSVCAGLWFGQTRLVFSPEKELTTTPAKFNAKYEDVLIPVKKADGSSENIHGWWLPNAKHFQSSNLGDHKVILYLHGKGKNISANAKHANRLMRMGFSVLVIDYRGYGRSEGDFPSESSVYADAQTAWDYLIEKGYKANQIMIYGHSLGGAIAIDLALKYPNALGIIVDASFTSMSDMAQLDLKYRIFPIDLLIHQRFDSISKVRSLAVPVLYIHGTADELVPPMMSWRLYDATPTRKQIVFIPNGGHNNNAATNEPLYLNSISSFFNL is encoded by the coding sequence ATGACTGAATCATCTTTGGAATCAGCAAAAAATCAGCAAACTCAATCCGAATCGCCAAAGAAGTGGTTGCGTCCCGCCGCAATCACAGGCATTGTGATCGCTAGTTTTTATGGTTCAGTTTGTGCAGGACTATGGTTTGGACAAACAAGGTTAGTATTTTCTCCCGAAAAAGAACTGACGACCACACCAGCTAAGTTTAATGCAAAATATGAGGATGTCTTAATTCCCGTTAAAAAGGCAGATGGCTCAAGTGAAAATATTCATGGCTGGTGGCTACCCAATGCCAAACATTTTCAGAGTAGTAATCTTGGCGATCATAAAGTGATCTTGTATCTGCATGGTAAGGGTAAAAATATTAGTGCTAATGCCAAGCATGCCAATCGCCTCATGCGAATGGGATTTTCGGTCTTAGTAATTGATTACCGTGGCTATGGCAGAAGTGAGGGTGATTTCCCTTCTGAGTCATCAGTTTATGCCGATGCCCAAACAGCATGGGACTACCTCATCGAAAAGGGTTACAAAGCAAATCAAATCATGATTTATGGGCATTCCCTAGGTGGGGCGATCGCGATCGATTTGGCACTGAAGTATCCCAACGCTCTAGGGATTATTGTCGATGCTTCGTTTACTTCAATGAGCGACATGGCGCAGCTTGACCTTAAATATCGCATTTTTCCTATTGATTTGTTGATTCATCAGCGTTTTGATTCGATCTCTAAGGTGCGATCGCTTGCTGTACCTGTCCTCTATATTCACGGTACTGCTGATGAGTTGGTTCCCCCGATGATGAGTTGGCGCTTATACGACGCAACACCAACTAGAAAACAAATTGTTTTTATTCCCAATGGTGGACATAACAATAATGCAGCCACTAATGAGCCGTTATATTTGAATTCTATTAGCAGTTTCTTTAACTTGTAG
- the bioB gene encoding biotin synthase BioB, translated as MISLESVTKIYHQPLLSLIFEAQSVHRQHHQIDTVQMCTLSNIKSGRCPEDCKYCPQSARYPTGVENYPLLPLEKVITQAQEAKQHGATRFCMGAAWRNAPDGEEFDRVLQMVEAVAGMGMEACVTMGMLRPDQAQRLAQAGLTAYNHNLDTSESFYPEIITTRTYRDRLETIQHVSAAGIQVCCGGIVGMGETDSDRIELLHTLANLTPQPESVPINALSPVKGTPFGDLAPIDPLVLVRMVATARILMPKAIVRLSAGRDRLSVSDQALCFLAGANSIFSSEKLLTTANPDWQDDAEMFNQLGIAAKELSR; from the coding sequence TTGATTTCACTCGAATCCGTTACCAAAATTTACCATCAACCCTTGTTGTCTCTGATATTTGAGGCGCAATCTGTACATCGCCAGCATCATCAAATTGATACTGTGCAAATGTGTACCTTGTCCAATATTAAATCGGGACGTTGTCCTGAAGATTGCAAGTATTGCCCTCAGAGTGCGCGTTATCCTACGGGTGTAGAGAATTATCCTTTGTTACCACTAGAGAAAGTTATCACCCAAGCTCAAGAAGCGAAACAGCATGGTGCAACTCGTTTTTGTATGGGAGCAGCATGGCGTAATGCTCCCGATGGGGAGGAGTTTGATCGAGTGTTGCAGATGGTAGAGGCGGTAGCTGGTATGGGAATGGAAGCTTGTGTCACTATGGGTATGTTACGTCCTGATCAAGCTCAACGCTTAGCCCAAGCGGGTTTAACTGCTTACAATCATAATCTGGATACATCCGAAAGCTTCTATCCCGAAATTATTACGACCCGCACCTATCGCGATCGCCTCGAAACCATTCAGCATGTTTCTGCCGCAGGGATTCAAGTGTGTTGTGGGGGCATCGTCGGCATGGGCGAAACTGACAGCGATCGCATTGAGCTTTTGCACACCTTGGCAAATCTCACCCCACAACCTGAATCAGTTCCTATTAATGCCCTTTCCCCTGTCAAGGGAACTCCCTTTGGTGATCTCGCACCCATCGACCCTTTAGTGTTAGTGCGAATGGTGGCAACGGCAAGAATTCTGATGCCTAAGGCAATTGTGCGACTCTCCGCAGGACGCGATCGCCTTAGTGTTTCTGACCAAGCTCTATGTTTCCTTGCAGGGGCAAATTCAATCTTTTCTAGTGAGAAGTTGTTGACTACTGCTAATCCAGATTGGCAAGATGATGCAGAAATGTTTAATCAGTTAGGGATTGCTGCTAAAGAGTTAAGTAGATAA